A genomic segment from Juglans regia cultivar Chandler chromosome 14, Walnut 2.0, whole genome shotgun sequence encodes:
- the LOC109020696 gene encoding uncharacterized protein LOC109020696 encodes MTGPWLFAQWGIDLVDPMPPSKGGMKFIIVAVDYFTKWAEADAMVIVTAQNVTKFIWKAIVCRWCVELGIKVKYSSPGHPHVNEQVEATNKTIVGILKKKVGEKKGAWAYELSKILWAYRTTSKTSSGETPFALAYGIEAMILVEVGVPSHRSLHFNDCENERKLEEHLDLLKKKGKCLNKGSYLQEEDKVVFQQKSKTKILQSRRFGLKRHSSNHDGRRKARTEMGRTILGHRDQPSGDLSPKRYGGT; translated from the exons ATGACAGGACCATGGTTGTTTGCACAATGGGGTATAGACTTGGTCGACCCTATGCCCCCGAGTAAAGGAGGGATGAAGTTCATCATTGTTGCCGTCGACTATTTCACAAAATGGGCTGAAGCGGATGCAATGGTAATAGTGACTGCTCAAAACGTGACGAAGTTCATCTGGAAGGCAATCGTGTGCAG ATGGTGTGTAGAGCTTGGGATTAAAGTCAAGTATTCATCTCCCGGACACCCACATGTGAATGAGCAAGTCGAGGCAACCAATAAGACTATAGTCGGAATATTAAAGAAGAAGGTTGGTGAAAAGAAAGGGGCATGGGCATATGAGCTCTCAAAGATACTATGGGCATACAGAACAACATCCAAGACCTCATCAGGTGAAACTCCTTTTGCTTTAGCATACGGAATTGAGGCCATGATACTTGTAGAAGTGGGGGTACCAAGTCATAGAAGCCTCCATTTCAACGACTGTGAGAACGAAAGGAAGCTGGAAGAGCACCTagatcttctaaaaaaaaaggggaaatgCTTAAACAAGGGTAGCTACTTACAAGAAGAAGACAAAGTAGTATTTCAGCAAAAAAGTAAGACCAAGATCCTTCAAAGTAGGCGATTTGGTCTTAAACGACATAGTAGTAACCACGACGGAAGAAGGAAAGCTAGGACCGAGATGGGAAGGACCATACTTGGTCACAGGGACCAACCATCAGGGGACCTATCACCTAAAAGATACGGTGGGACGTGA